In one Hymenobacter sp. DG25B genomic region, the following are encoded:
- the dxs gene encoding 1-deoxy-D-xylulose-5-phosphate synthase, which yields MIVEPGALLAAIDSPDDLKKLSPDQLVQLSQELRQFIIDSVSIYGGHFGASLGVVELTVALHYVFNTPYDQLVWDVGHQAYGHKILTGRREQFPTNRRYGGMSGFPKRKESEYDAFGVGHSSTSIGAALGMAVASDYKGEFDRQHIAVIGDGAMTAGMAFEALNHAGVEKSNLLVILNDNCMSIDPNVGALKEYLTDITTSRTYNKVRDELWNVLGKLSKFGPNPQQIAKRVEQAMKATLLKQGNLFEALNFRYFGPVDGHDVQHLATILHDLKSIPGPKLLHCVTVKGKGYALAEKDQTLWHAPGLFDKVTGEIHKKTYATPQPPKYQDVFGHTLVELAEKNDKIMGVTPAMPSGSSLNIMMEAMPDRAFDVGIAEQHAVVFSAGLATQGLVPFCNIYSSFMQRAYDQVVHDVALQNLHVVFCLDRAGFAGADGPTHHGCYDLAYMRCIPNMVVSAPMNEEELRNLMYTASLPENAGPFSIRYPRGEGVMPEWRKPLKKLAIGTGRVVREGEGVAVLSIGHIGNYAVKATQKLLAEGLNPGHYDMRFCKPLDEEMLHNILRQYKAIVTVEDGCLQGGFGAAVLEFMADHGYSLPVKRLGIPDRVVEHGTQDELYKECGFDADGIAAALREMSGKVAATEPRTTVLL from the coding sequence ATGATTGTTGAACCCGGTGCCCTGCTGGCAGCTATTGACTCGCCTGACGACCTGAAAAAGCTCAGCCCGGACCAATTGGTTCAGCTAAGCCAGGAGCTGCGGCAATTCATCATTGATTCCGTGTCCATCTACGGCGGCCATTTTGGCGCCTCCCTGGGCGTGGTAGAGCTGACGGTAGCCCTGCATTATGTTTTCAACACCCCCTACGACCAGTTGGTGTGGGACGTAGGCCACCAGGCTTACGGCCACAAAATCCTGACTGGCCGGCGGGAGCAGTTTCCCACAAACCGCCGCTACGGCGGCATGTCGGGCTTTCCCAAGCGCAAGGAAAGTGAGTACGATGCCTTTGGCGTGGGCCACAGCTCCACCAGCATTGGCGCGGCGCTGGGCATGGCCGTGGCCTCCGACTATAAAGGCGAATTCGACCGGCAACACATTGCCGTTATTGGCGATGGTGCCATGACGGCCGGTATGGCCTTTGAAGCCCTGAACCACGCCGGCGTGGAGAAATCCAACCTGCTGGTTATTCTGAATGATAACTGCATGAGCATCGACCCCAACGTGGGCGCGCTCAAAGAATACCTGACGGACATCACCACCTCCCGTACCTATAACAAAGTGCGCGACGAGCTGTGGAATGTACTAGGCAAGCTTTCTAAGTTTGGCCCTAATCCGCAGCAGATTGCCAAGCGTGTGGAGCAGGCCATGAAAGCTACCTTGCTCAAGCAGGGCAACCTGTTTGAGGCCCTCAACTTCCGCTACTTCGGCCCGGTAGATGGCCACGATGTGCAGCATCTGGCTACCATCCTGCACGACCTCAAGAGCATTCCCGGCCCCAAGCTGCTGCACTGCGTTACGGTGAAGGGCAAAGGCTATGCGCTGGCCGAAAAAGACCAGACCCTGTGGCACGCTCCCGGCCTGTTTGATAAGGTAACGGGCGAAATTCATAAGAAAACCTACGCCACGCCGCAGCCGCCCAAGTATCAGGACGTGTTTGGGCACACCTTGGTAGAGCTGGCCGAGAAGAACGACAAGATCATGGGCGTGACGCCGGCCATGCCTTCGGGCTCGTCGCTGAACATCATGATGGAAGCCATGCCCGACCGCGCCTTCGACGTGGGAATTGCCGAGCAGCATGCGGTGGTTTTCTCTGCCGGGCTGGCCACGCAGGGCCTGGTGCCTTTCTGCAACATCTACTCCTCCTTCATGCAGCGCGCCTACGACCAGGTGGTGCATGATGTAGCCCTGCAGAACCTGCACGTAGTATTTTGCCTGGACCGCGCCGGTTTTGCCGGCGCCGACGGCCCCACGCACCACGGCTGCTACGACCTGGCCTATATGCGCTGCATCCCCAACATGGTGGTTTCGGCGCCTATGAATGAGGAAGAGCTCCGCAACCTGATGTACACGGCCTCCTTGCCCGAAAACGCCGGTCCGTTCAGCATCCGCTACCCGCGCGGCGAAGGCGTGATGCCAGAGTGGCGCAAGCCGCTCAAAAAGCTGGCAATTGGTACCGGCCGGGTTGTGCGCGAAGGAGAAGGTGTGGCGGTGCTCAGCATTGGCCATATCGGTAATTACGCTGTGAAAGCCACCCAAAAGCTTTTAGCTGAGGGCCTGAACCCCGGGCACTACGATATGCGCTTCTGTAAGCCGCTGGATGAGGAAATGCTCCATAACATCCTGCGCCAGTACAAAGCCATTGTAACCGTGGAAGATGGCTGCCTGCAAGGCGGCTTCGGGGCGGCCGTGCTGGAATTTATGGCCGACCACGGCTATAGCCTGCCCGTAAAGCGCCTCGGTATCCCGGACCGCGTGGTGGAACACGGCACTCAGGACGAGCTGTATAAAGAATGTGGTTTTGATGCTGATGGAATTGCCGCTGCTCTGCGCGAAATGAGTGGCAAGGTGGCAGCGACAGAACCCAGGACTACGGTATTGCTGTAA
- a CDS encoding YbhN family protein, which translates to MPLTQDSEEQQLLDKLRPSRIVLPVLIGLGVVGFMFWRSYKPGDLAPLSNASPMWLLISLLVLVARDAGYVYRIREISERVLSWRASLDIIMIWEFASCILPSAVGGTSVAPILLHKEGITLGKSVAYVMVTALLDNLYYVVMVPLVVWLAHEGLYPAESLQSGFMTTLKIAFGLSYVMVSLYSGLMLYALFINPMSVKRLLVRLFSLRGLRRWRAKAYQHGNEVVWASAQLRGNGAGYWLRAALSTAFVWTARYLVIGCLIAAFVNVSAQEFTMMFARNITYKVILLVAITPGGAGIAEGAFPTFFGKFIGTATMTSFMVLLYRMVTYYLYLVLGAVFLPRWVARIYGRRTAEKLMHS; encoded by the coding sequence ATGCCGCTTACCCAGGACTCCGAGGAACAGCAACTGCTCGATAAGCTTCGGCCCTCGCGCATTGTGCTGCCTGTGCTTATTGGCCTGGGCGTGGTGGGCTTCATGTTCTGGCGCAGCTACAAGCCCGGCGACCTGGCTCCCCTGAGTAACGCCAGCCCCATGTGGCTCCTTATTTCCCTGCTGGTATTGGTAGCCCGCGACGCTGGCTATGTCTATAGAATCCGGGAAATATCGGAGCGGGTGCTGAGCTGGCGCGCTTCCTTGGATATTATTATGATCTGGGAGTTTGCTTCCTGCATTCTGCCCTCGGCCGTGGGTGGCACCTCGGTAGCGCCCATACTGCTGCATAAGGAAGGTATTACGCTGGGCAAATCGGTGGCGTATGTGATGGTCACGGCCCTGCTGGATAACCTGTATTATGTGGTGATGGTACCGCTGGTGGTCTGGCTGGCGCACGAGGGGCTGTACCCGGCCGAATCCTTGCAGAGCGGATTCATGACTACGCTCAAAATAGCCTTTGGGCTGAGCTACGTGATGGTTTCGCTGTATTCCGGTCTCATGCTGTATGCGCTGTTTATCAACCCCATGTCGGTAAAGCGGCTGCTGGTACGGCTGTTTTCCCTGCGCGGCCTGCGGCGCTGGCGTGCCAAAGCCTATCAGCACGGCAATGAAGTAGTGTGGGCCTCAGCGCAGCTGCGCGGCAATGGCGCGGGCTACTGGCTGCGGGCGGCCCTCAGCACCGCCTTTGTCTGGACGGCGCGCTACCTCGTCATTGGCTGCCTGATTGCGGCTTTCGTGAACGTATCAGCCCAGGAATTTACCATGATGTTTGCCCGCAACATTACTTACAAAGTCATTCTGCTGGTAGCTATTACGCCGGGTGGTGCGGGCATTGCGGAAGGCGCTTTCCCCACGTTTTTCGGCAAGTTTATCGGTACGGCTACCATGACCAGCTTCATGGTGCTGCTCTACCGCATGGTAACGTACTACCTGTATCTGGTGCTGGGCGCCGTGTTCCTACCCCGCTGGGTGGCCCGCATATACGGCCGGCGCACCGCCGAGAAACTGATGCATTCCTAG
- a CDS encoding LysM peptidoglycan-binding domain-containing protein: MGLFDFLNKGEQKPVQPANKPATGNTDFFGNTNQPAATTQGDSYTVVSGDSLSKIAKHHYGDASKWHQIYDANKATIGSNPDHIEVGQVLNLPKI; the protein is encoded by the coding sequence ATGGGACTCTTCGATTTTCTGAATAAAGGCGAACAAAAACCCGTTCAGCCCGCCAATAAGCCCGCCACCGGCAACACCGATTTCTTCGGCAATACCAACCAGCCGGCCGCTACCACGCAGGGCGATTCGTACACCGTAGTATCCGGTGATTCGCTGTCTAAAATTGCCAAGCACCACTACGGCGACGCCAGCAAGTGGCACCAGATTTACGACGCCAACAAAGCCACCATTGGCTCCAACCCCGACCATATTGAAGTAGGCCAGGTATTGAATTTGCCAAAAATTTAG
- a CDS encoding O-acetylhomoserine aminocarboxypropyltransferase/cysteine synthase family protein translates to MSTQNLHFETLQLHAGQQPDPVTGSRAVPLYQTTSYVFKNAEHGANLFALKEFGNIYTRLMNPTTDVFEQRIAALEGGVAALAVSSGQAAQFIALNNILQAGDNFVSTSFLYGGTYNQFKVAFKRLGIDARFADGDNPESFEALIDDNTKALYLETIGNPSFSVPDFERIAAIANKYDLPLIVDNTFGAGGYLFRPLEHGAHIVVESATKWIGGHGTSIGGVIVDGGTYDFGNGKFPQFTEPSEGYHGLVFNDVFGKNGPFGNIAFILRARVEGLRDFGPSQSPFNSFLLLQGLETLSLRLERTVENTQRIATWLEQHPQVERVNYPGLRSSPYYALAQKYLTKGAGGVLTFSIRGSKDTATRFIDNLKLVSHLANVGDAKTLIIQPSATTHQQLSEQEQQAAGVLPTLLRLSVGIEHFEDIRADLAQAFEAVREDVPQFGETETTLLEPKPEHAQPLEV, encoded by the coding sequence ATGTCTACTCAGAACCTGCACTTCGAAACCCTTCAGTTGCACGCCGGCCAGCAGCCCGACCCCGTAACCGGCTCCCGCGCCGTACCGCTTTATCAAACGACCAGCTACGTATTTAAAAATGCCGAACACGGCGCTAACTTGTTTGCCCTAAAGGAGTTCGGCAATATCTATACCCGGCTCATGAACCCCACCACCGACGTGTTTGAGCAGCGCATTGCCGCATTAGAAGGTGGCGTAGCAGCCTTGGCCGTTTCCTCGGGACAGGCGGCACAGTTCATTGCCCTAAACAACATTCTGCAGGCCGGCGACAATTTCGTTTCTACCTCCTTCCTGTATGGTGGCACCTATAATCAGTTTAAAGTAGCCTTTAAGCGCCTGGGCATTGATGCGCGCTTCGCCGATGGCGACAACCCCGAGAGCTTTGAGGCCCTGATTGATGACAATACCAAGGCCCTGTACCTGGAAACCATTGGCAACCCCAGCTTTAGCGTGCCGGATTTTGAGCGTATTGCCGCCATTGCCAACAAGTATGACCTACCGTTGATTGTGGACAATACCTTTGGGGCCGGTGGCTACCTGTTCCGCCCCCTGGAGCACGGCGCGCACATTGTGGTGGAGTCGGCTACCAAGTGGATTGGCGGGCACGGCACCAGCATTGGCGGCGTGATTGTGGATGGCGGCACCTATGACTTCGGCAACGGTAAGTTTCCGCAGTTCACGGAGCCATCCGAGGGTTACCACGGGCTGGTGTTTAATGATGTTTTCGGCAAGAACGGGCCGTTTGGCAACATTGCTTTCATCCTTCGCGCCCGGGTAGAAGGCCTGCGGGACTTTGGCCCTTCGCAAAGCCCATTCAACTCTTTCCTGCTGCTGCAGGGCCTGGAAACCCTGAGTCTGCGCCTGGAGCGCACTGTGGAAAACACGCAACGTATTGCTACCTGGCTGGAGCAACACCCGCAGGTAGAGCGGGTAAACTACCCGGGCTTAAGAAGCAGCCCTTACTACGCGCTGGCGCAGAAATACCTGACCAAGGGCGCGGGCGGCGTACTCACCTTCAGCATTCGGGGCTCCAAGGATACGGCCACGCGCTTTATTGATAACCTGAAGCTGGTCAGCCACTTGGCCAATGTAGGCGACGCTAAAACCCTGATTATTCAGCCTTCGGCTACTACGCACCAACAGCTTTCGGAGCAGGAGCAGCAGGCCGCCGGCGTACTGCCTACCCTCCTGCGCCTCTCCGTGGGCATCGAGCACTTCGAAGACATCCGCGCCGACCTGGCACAGGCTTTTGAAGCCGTGCGCGAGGATGTGCCTCAGTTTGGGGAGACAGAAACTACCCTGCTGGAGCCCAAGCCTGAGCATGCCCAGCCGCTGGAGGTTTAA
- the metX gene encoding homoserine O-acetyltransferase MetX, translating into MPEDLVFTLPKPLPLEGGGVLPGAQVAYRTYGTLNEARDNVIWVCHALTANAEVLAWWPGLFGENCYFDPADWFIVCANVLGSCYGSTGPLTENPETGRPWYQAFPLLTIRDLVAAHEQLRQHLGLTRIHTLIGGSLGGQQALEWAVEQPGVFAHLVVLATNARHSPWGIAFNEAQRLAILADETYHQATPSGGQRGLKAARAMALLSYRSYEAYHQTQAEPGDDTLEYFRASAYQQYQGEKLVARFNAYTYVVLSKAMDSHHLGRGRGTIETALSRIKARTLIIGISSDVLFPPTEQRLLARHIPGAMYAEMESRFGHDGFLIETDQITHFLERFHAQTFAH; encoded by the coding sequence ATGCCCGAAGACTTGGTTTTTACGCTCCCTAAACCGTTGCCGCTGGAAGGTGGCGGCGTGCTGCCCGGAGCTCAGGTGGCCTACCGCACCTACGGCACCTTGAATGAAGCCCGCGACAACGTCATCTGGGTGTGCCACGCTCTCACGGCCAACGCCGAGGTGCTGGCCTGGTGGCCCGGGTTGTTTGGCGAGAACTGCTATTTCGACCCTGCCGACTGGTTTATTGTGTGTGCCAACGTGCTGGGCTCTTGCTACGGCTCTACTGGCCCGCTCACGGAGAACCCAGAAACCGGCCGGCCCTGGTATCAGGCGTTTCCCCTGCTTACTATCCGGGACTTGGTGGCGGCCCATGAGCAGTTGCGGCAGCATTTGGGTTTAACCCGGATTCATACCCTTATTGGCGGCTCGCTGGGCGGTCAGCAGGCACTGGAGTGGGCCGTAGAGCAGCCCGGCGTGTTTGCGCATCTGGTGGTGCTGGCTACGAATGCCCGGCACTCTCCCTGGGGCATTGCCTTTAACGAGGCTCAACGGCTGGCTATTCTGGCCGATGAAACCTACCATCAGGCTACACCTTCGGGTGGGCAGCGCGGACTGAAAGCGGCCCGGGCCATGGCCCTGCTCAGCTACCGCAGCTACGAGGCTTACCACCAAACCCAGGCCGAGCCGGGCGATGATACGCTGGAATACTTCCGGGCCAGTGCTTATCAGCAGTATCAGGGCGAAAAATTGGTAGCCCGCTTCAATGCCTATACCTACGTGGTGCTTTCCAAAGCCATGGACTCGCATCACCTGGGCCGCGGCCGCGGTACTATTGAAACGGCTTTAAGCCGCATTAAAGCCCGCACGCTTATCATCGGCATCAGTTCCGATGTACTGTTTCCGCCAACTGAGCAGCGCCTGCTGGCGCGCCATATTCCGGGAGCCATGTACGCTGAGATGGAGTCCCGCTTTGGCCATGATGGCTTCCTGATTGAAACCGACCAAATCACGCATTTTCTCGAACGTTTTCATGCCCAGACCTTCGCACATTAG
- a CDS encoding homoserine dehydrogenase has product MPRPSHISLPRPVPSPLRIGLIGFGCVGQGLYDILQQLPEFGAEVRRIAVKNPAKPRSLPAHRFEYHAEDLLADPYLDVLVEVIDDAAEAFRLVKAALLQGRRVITANKAMLARHLPELVQLQQQFGGTLLYEAAVCGSIPILRTLDAHFSSEPLRSVSGILNGSSNYVLTRMTQEGTDYAAALAEAQLLGFAETDPTLDMAAFDPRSKAVILAAHAYGLLLQPEQVLHLGIEAITPTDIAYAQAQGYKIKVVATLEQLPDGRVTALVAPTFVSAESPLYTVEHEFNGVSVEAAFAGAQFLRGRGAGGHPTGSAVLSDLAALQRQQTYTYTKLRQAAPAFTNQLAVEIYLRTPEENGLADLALTDISVEGNGPEGYFAVGYTTLATLLEQRENLRQAGALIVRTGAMRVTEAAQEVTESALAQ; this is encoded by the coding sequence ATGCCCAGACCTTCGCACATTAGCCTGCCGCGCCCCGTTCCTTCTCCCCTGCGTATTGGCCTGATAGGCTTTGGCTGCGTAGGCCAGGGCCTGTATGATATTCTGCAGCAGCTGCCGGAATTTGGGGCCGAGGTGCGGCGTATTGCGGTAAAGAACCCCGCCAAACCCCGCTCCCTGCCCGCTCATCGTTTTGAATACCATGCCGAGGACCTACTGGCTGACCCGTATCTGGACGTGCTGGTTGAAGTAATTGATGATGCTGCCGAAGCCTTCCGCCTGGTGAAGGCGGCCCTGCTGCAGGGCCGTCGGGTAATAACGGCTAATAAAGCCATGCTGGCCCGCCATCTGCCGGAATTGGTGCAGCTTCAGCAGCAGTTTGGCGGCACGCTTTTGTACGAAGCCGCCGTGTGTGGCAGTATCCCCATTCTGCGCACCCTGGATGCTCACTTCAGCAGTGAACCACTGCGCTCAGTTAGTGGCATTCTGAATGGCTCCTCCAACTATGTGCTCACGCGCATGACGCAGGAAGGAACCGATTACGCCGCCGCCCTGGCCGAAGCGCAACTCCTGGGTTTCGCTGAAACCGACCCTACCCTGGATATGGCCGCTTTCGACCCGCGTTCCAAAGCCGTTATTCTGGCCGCTCATGCCTACGGCCTCCTCCTCCAGCCGGAACAGGTACTGCACTTGGGCATTGAAGCCATAACGCCCACGGATATTGCTTATGCGCAGGCCCAAGGCTATAAAATAAAGGTAGTAGCCACGCTGGAGCAGCTGCCCGACGGCCGCGTAACGGCGTTGGTGGCGCCCACCTTTGTGTCGGCCGAATCCCCCTTGTACACCGTTGAGCATGAGTTTAATGGGGTATCTGTAGAAGCGGCATTTGCCGGTGCGCAGTTCCTGCGCGGGCGCGGAGCCGGCGGACACCCCACGGGTTCGGCCGTTTTATCCGATCTGGCCGCTTTGCAACGCCAACAGACTTACACTTATACCAAGCTCCGGCAGGCAGCACCGGCCTTCACCAATCAACTGGCGGTAGAAATCTATTTGCGCACGCCGGAGGAAAATGGGCTGGCCGACTTGGCGCTAACGGATATTTCAGTGGAAGGCAACGGGCCGGAGGGATATTTCGCCGTAGGCTACACCACCTTGGCTACCTTACTGGAGCAACGGGAAAACCTACGGCAAGCCGGCGCCCTGATAGTGCGTACTGGCGCTATGCGCGTAACGGAGGCAGCGCAGGAGGTTACTGAATCGGCGCTGGCGCAATAA
- a CDS encoding LD-carboxypeptidase, translating to MPTAPAPLRPQDRVAIVCTARKASHEELSAAVATLTGWGLQVVLGESTNIAHHQFGGDDEVRRRDFQRQLDDPGIRAILIARGGYGTPRIIDQLNFSHFTEDPKWIAGFSDITTLNCHLLRLGHESIHGVMPLLFHQPGGEAALESLRSALFGEPITYTVAPQPLNRFGRAEGELIGGNLSLLQNLTGTASDCPTAGRILFLEDTDEYLYAIDRMLVHLDRTGKLAGLAGLLVGHFSNPQDNLVPFGQTPYEIIDTYARRYNFPVAYGFPVGHEPENMALICGRRASLTVDANGARVEYV from the coding sequence ATGCCTACTGCTCCTGCTCCGCTTCGCCCGCAAGACCGGGTTGCCATTGTCTGTACTGCCCGGAAAGCTTCGCACGAAGAACTTTCCGCCGCCGTAGCTACGCTCACTGGTTGGGGCCTGCAAGTGGTACTGGGTGAAAGCACGAACATTGCCCATCACCAGTTTGGTGGCGACGATGAAGTACGGCGCCGCGACTTCCAGCGCCAGCTGGATGACCCCGGCATTCGGGCTATTCTGATTGCGCGCGGCGGCTACGGCACCCCGCGTATCATCGACCAGCTGAATTTCTCCCACTTCACCGAGGACCCCAAATGGATAGCCGGCTTCTCGGATATCACCACGCTCAACTGCCACCTGCTGCGCCTGGGCCACGAGAGTATTCATGGTGTGATGCCGCTGCTCTTCCACCAGCCCGGTGGCGAGGCCGCTCTGGAAAGCCTGCGCAGCGCTTTATTTGGTGAACCTATAACGTATACCGTAGCACCCCAACCCCTCAACCGTTTCGGGCGGGCGGAAGGAGAATTGATTGGCGGCAACCTCAGCCTGCTCCAAAATCTGACGGGCACGGCCTCCGATTGCCCCACCGCCGGGCGCATCCTGTTTCTGGAAGACACCGATGAGTACCTCTACGCCATTGACCGGATGCTGGTACACCTGGACCGCACCGGCAAGCTGGCCGGGCTGGCCGGGCTGCTGGTGGGCCACTTCTCCAACCCCCAGGACAACCTGGTGCCCTTCGGCCAAACGCCCTACGAAATCATTGACACCTATGCCCGGCGGTATAATTTTCCGGTAGCCTACGGCTTTCCCGTGGGCCACGAGCCCGAGAATATGGCCTTGATTTGCGGCCGGCGGGCCAGCCTGACGGTGGATGCGAACGGGGCACGAGTGGAATATGTGTAG